The nucleotide sequence ccttctttttcctctgaagTTGAGTTCTTGATGGAATTACAGTGGCACTGGGGTACTCCTTCATAAACCATAGAGAGCCATCCCAATGCACAGCAACGGACATCGTCTTTCTCTGAATCCACTACAGGATCATGACTCTTTCCATCTGTATCTGGTTGTGGGTCACACTGACCCCCCTCTTTGTTTACAGGTTCTCCTTTCTGATGTTCTGTCAACTTGTCTGCCTCACAGAGTTGATCTTCATGTTCAGGAAATAATTCTCTCATTTGCTCTGAGTTTAATATTGTAATTTGTATTTGGTCTGTTTGGTCTTTGGAGTCACAATCAGTTTTATCACAAGTTTGATCTTTTGAGATTTGGTTTATTATTTGTTGGGCCACAGAACCTTCATGTGTGTTCACAGCTTCAATACCATAAGGAAATTCTTTTAAGAGTTCTGACAGCTGATCATGTAGGTATAAGATGGATGTCCTATCATTAAGAATCTCGTTTCTTGTAGGATCTTGGGCAGTGTAATTGCAGGCTGCATCAACTTCCTGAGGACAACTGTCCTGTTGGATAGGTGCTGATGAACACATATCAttagctgtattttcttttttaaagatatgttccAAATTGCTTTCCACTAAAATTCCACTATTTGCTTCAACATACTTCAAAGATGATTCTGGAGGTTCCAGCGATTCTGCCTGGTCAGTTTTTTTATGTGAAACatctgtacactttaaaaaatcatcattttgaaaaccaaagtCTTTATTTTCAGTGACATTGTCTATATGTTCTTTTTGCTGTCCACTACTTATGACCTGTTGCTTAGGTAGAGAAGATTTCTGTGGCTCAACCCATTTCAAAGGTGGCAAGTTGAACATCTTTGCTATGTGGGAATTATATGATGTATCACCTTCAAcaagagaacaaatattgtcaatATGTAACATATCATCACTAGCAATATCACTTTTCCTTGGTTTGTATGAAGCTTGCTGTTCACTGACAGAGTAGTGGGTATCTGGTTCTGACTTATTAGGCTTTCCTTGATTGTTAGGTGTGTCTTCTGAAATAATTGACTCATTTTGCTCTTCCTTCTGAATTGGTGAGAACACCTTGGTGTCTGTTGTAGTACCTGCTACTGGTTCATCAACATTAGCTTTCAAAGCAGCAGTAATACTTATATTTTCTGCCAACTGACTCTGTAAGCTACAAACACTGCCTTCTTTAATAACTGGATACACTGTTTCAGATAAAGCTTCAGCTGTTATTTCTTTGACAGGCAATGTTTTGACATCTGAAAGAATTAATGGTGACACTACAGCAACCTGAAGTTCTGTTCCCTTTGTATTAGTTGTGCCTGAAGACTCACAATTCTGTACTACCGTTGACAAAGTTGTTTCTTGTGAGCTGTTTACCATCTTATTCTGAGAATTTCCTACAAGTGGAAATGGCCTCTTATCACAGGATTCCACAGGCTTTGAAACTCCAACTGGGGTTCTGTTTTTTCTTGACTCAAtatactgtttttcttctttaagttctGGAGGTTGCTTTTTCCACAGAGAAAGGCATGTTGCTAACAATTCCATGGAAAAGAGACTGTCACTTTTAGAGGATTTATGCTCAGGGCAAAAAGAGTTGTCCACAATCTTAGTGTTTGTGTTACAAAGACTTGGAGCATCCATGGTTTTCAAATTCAGCTGGTTATCAGTTATTTGGGGATTTAGACTAACTTCACAACTATGTGGTTTAGAACCCTGTATAATTTCACTACCATTTTTAACCAATTTGTCCTGAGGTTCATTTCTACACGTAAGTAAACTGAGAATTAGCGaatttttatttggatattttgaaACATACTCCTCAAAGGATGTAGACTGAGGAACATAAGCTGTTTCAGAATTTGTTGGCACATTTAGCTCAACAATGACATTTTCTGATGAAATCTGGGTGTGATTTAAGGTTGCCTGGGCAGGCTCAACAGTTGATGCCTTTAAAGAGGTCCTAACTTTCAAATCCTGTAACTGGTCTGGCACTGGAAATTTTTCTGAACGGACAGAATTTCGTAAAACAGAATTCACTTGGTTAAAATTTCCACAATTGGTGTCCTGAATGCTGGAGTCCACTGTAGTCTGtgctgtatttgtttcttttgcagatTCCATTACTGTTGGTTTATTCTCTGGAGTCACTAGGGTTACCTGTGATTCAGGCTGGATTTGGGCAGTTTGTTTCAGAGACAATTCAGAATTTTGAGCTAATTCACTAAGAGAGGTATCAGTTGTTTTAATACAACCTACTGCCATCAAAAGATTTTTACTAATCTTGACTTTCCTTGCAAGTTCcaaaaacttcttttttatttctgctaatCTTTTAATATCCCTCATTAACTTTTCTTCTGTGACACTTGTGTCCAGTACTTGATTTGAAGTTAGATCACAAGAGTCTGTTCTCTCTTGACTATTTTGAGCAAGAGTCTGAACAGCATCCACAGATCTAACAGGTTCATTGAAAGGCTGAATGACATTGGTGTTTACTTTCAAGTTACAGGAACTTCCAACTGTGCTGacattttcattaatgttttgcCAATGCTGTTGAAAGCTTCTAGAAACGTCTTTCCTCATTTCAGGTAAGTGCATTTCTGGACTCTGAGGAACTTCCAGAGAAGCCTGTTTAATAACATGCTGAGTACTGGGCAAAGGCTGGTTTGCGTATCTACAGTcataaggaggaggaggaggtcttCTGTCAGTTTGAGGAACTACATATTGGTAAGACTGTAGAGATGCAGTCTGCTCTGACTGTAAAATCTGTGGAGGATCTGGAGGGtgactatttttaatttgcaGTGATGTGAATGGCATAGGATTTTGTTTCTGAAGGGTAGGATCTTGTGAAACACTTCGTGATGTATAACTGTATTGCTTTGGAAGTGCTCTATAATCTGGATGAGTAATTCCACTGGATGTATACTGTTGGGCCCAGTCAACCTGTCGTTCTAATACAGATGGGTTAACTCTTGGGGTCCACTGATAAGTTATAGGAACTCTTGAAGAATTAGAGGGGATCATTTGTAGCTGTACAGAAGAGGTATCTGATGTTACAAATTGATTCTGTAGTGCATGTATATTAGGTATATTAGTTCCAAAACTAGTCTGATG is from Suricata suricatta isolate VVHF042 chromosome 10, meerkat_22Aug2017_6uvM2_HiC, whole genome shotgun sequence and encodes:
- the RESF1 gene encoding retroelement silencing factor 1 isoform X1, producing the protein MNWNAKPENVTLRPLYPKKQSSFLEQAFINTFNTTSQSSLNYPGHNQGACVFLRNSNPVSQPLLNRRNYTAPQQIPISDTHNGRVVASQTSVERITYANKGSKQLNHNLQMSSGITQNVWLNSPMKNSVLSHTGATVSHQTSFGTNIPNIHALQNQFVTSDTSSVQLQMIPSNSSRVPITYQWTPRVNPSVLERQVDWAQQYTSSGITHPDYRALPKQYSYTSRSVSQDPTLQKQNPMPFTSLQIKNSHPPDPPQILQSEQTASLQSYQYVVPQTDRRPPPPPYDCRYANQPLPSTQHVIKQASLEVPQSPEMHLPEMRKDVSRSFQQHWQNINENVSTVGSSCNLKVNTNVIQPFNEPVRSVDAVQTLAQNSQERTDSCDLTSNQVLDTSVTEEKLMRDIKRLAEIKKKFLELARKVKISKNLLMAVGCIKTTDTSLSELAQNSELSLKQTAQIQPESQVTLVTPENKPTVMESAKETNTAQTTVDSSIQDTNCGNFNQVNSVLRNSVRSEKFPVPDQLQDLKVRTSLKASTVEPAQATLNHTQISSENVIVELNVPTNSETAYVPQSTSFEEYVSKYPNKNSLILSLLTCRNEPQDKLVKNGSEIIQGSKPHSCEVSLNPQITDNQLNLKTMDAPSLCNTNTKIVDNSFCPEHKSSKSDSLFSMELLATCLSLWKKQPPELKEEKQYIESRKNRTPVGVSKPVESCDKRPFPLVGNSQNKMVNSSQETTLSTVVQNCESSGTTNTKGTELQVAVVSPLILSDVKTLPVKEITAEALSETVYPVIKEGSVCSLQSQLAENISITAALKANVDEPVAGTTTDTKVFSPIQKEEQNESIISEDTPNNQGKPNKSEPDTHYSVSEQQASYKPRKSDIASDDMLHIDNICSLVEGDTSYNSHIAKMFNLPPLKWVEPQKSSLPKQQVISSGQQKEHIDNVTENKDFGFQNDDFLKCTDVSHKKTDQAESLEPPESSLKYVEANSGILVESNLEHIFKKENTANDMCSSAPIQQDSCPQEVDAACNYTAQDPTRNEILNDRTSILYLHDQLSELLKEFPYGIEAVNTHEGSVAQQIINQISKDQTCDKTDCDSKDQTDQIQITILNSEQMRELFPEHEDQLCEADKLTEHQKGEPVNKEGGQCDPQPDTDGKSHDPVVDSEKDDVRCCALGWLSMVYEGVPQCHCNSIKNSTSEEKEGKEKCSPLEIDNCEQGEKTDGNVRVGCDSPLNDNPKIPLTFPDMKKHLPEIEGSKDTDDKPKTTHHQSLRTEQELSGQFLSKGDKKLDSLQSHKRKGKLKFHEITFQSSNKMTKFSQESLHQKLMAQNLRPLKPKVGFLTNKNKDMCMKNGSLVQSTSPEKIKLKAGDMRQKVLGKRKLDDGGILDSKIKKKKHDKREHAKNVGDSTFKLCNFLSVANERARVKEKTLSNAKSSGPKDTSSRISRVLTPKEYLQRQKYKEAMGSNTSKKSCVRNVTCDSQYMKSSKLSMQVGSCGKSNERHNSSVQASKESLNICSSHGKNLKFHHSEESKICISRNAKGIVGGKQLDKMLVDKTRLDKSLNSVNNEVEFSQMSLQSKDQRKQYLNRVAFKCTERESICLTKLDSSPMKPNKERRPENKRQRLVPVKDATEKRSMLEFKLCPDGLIKNTDSDDTRKDLQPCPSKEQAPVQVSGIKSTKEDWLRGVTEEKRMPEANQEIDNVLANARLSKRSFSADGFETLQNPVKDSKAMFQTFKKMYMEKRSRSLGSSPLK
- the RESF1 gene encoding retroelement silencing factor 1 isoform X2; translation: MNWNAKPENVTLRPLYPKKQSSFLEQAFINTFNTTSQSSLNYPGHNQGACVFLRNSNPVSQPLLNRRNYTAPQQIPISDTHNGRVVASQTSVERITYANKGSKQLNHNLQMSSGITQNVWLNSPMKNSVLSHTGATVSHQTSFGTNIPNIHALQNQFVTSDTSSVQLQMIPSNSSRVPITYQWTPRVNPSVLERQVDWAQQYTSSGITHPDYRALPKQYSYTSRSVSQDPTLQKQNPMPFTSLQIKNSHPPDPPQILQSEQTASLQSYQYVVPQTDRRPPPPPYDCRYANQPLPSTQHVIKQASLEVPQSPEMHLPEMRKDVSRSFQQHWQNINENVSTVGSSCNLKVNTNVIQPFNEPVRSVDAVQTLAQNSQERTDSCDLTSNQVLDTSVTEEKLMRDIKRLAEIKKKFLELARKVKISKNLLMAVGCIKTTDTSLSELAQNSELSLKQTAQIQPESQVTLVTPENKPTVMESAKETNTAQTTVDSSIQDTNCGNFNQVNSVLRNSVRSEKFPVPDQLQDLKVRTSLKASTVEPAQATLNHTQISSENVIVELNVPTNSETAYVPQSTSFEEYVSKYPNKNSLILSLLTCRNEPQDKLVKNGSEIIQGSKPHSCEVSLNPQITDNQLNLKTMDAPSLCNTNTKIVDNSFCPEHKSSKSDSLFSMELLATCLSLWKKQPPELKEEKQYIESRKNRTPVGVSKPVESCDKRPFPLVGNSQNKMVNSSQETTLSTVVQNCESSGTTNTKGTELQVAVVSPLILSDVKTLPVKEITAEALSETVYPVIKEGSVCSLQSQLAENISITAALKANVDEPVAGTTTDTKVFSPIQKEEQNESIISEDTPNNQGKPNKSEPDTHYSVSEQQASYKPRKSDIASDDMLHIDNICSLVEGDTSYNSHIAKMFNLPPLKWVEPQKSSLPKQQVISSGQQKEHIDNVTENKDFGFQNDDFLKCTDVSHKKTDQAESLEPPESSLKYVEANSGILVESNLEHIFKKENTANDMCSSAPIQQDSCPQEVDAACNYTAQDPTRNEILNDRTSILYLHDQLSELLKEFPYGIEAVNTHEGSVAQQIINQISKDQTCDKTDCDSKDQTDQIQITILNSEQMRELFPEHEDQLCEADKLTEHQKGEPVNKEGGQCDPQPDTDGKSHDPVVDSEKDDVRCCALGWLSMVYEGVPQCHCNSIKNSTSEEKEGKEKCSPLEIDNCEQGEKTDGNVRVGCDSPLNDNPKIPLTFPDMKKHLPEIEGSKDTDDKPKTTHHQSLRTEQELSGQFLSKGDKKLDSLQSHKRKGKLKFHEITFQSSNKMTKFSQESLHQKLMAQNLRPLKPKVGFLTNKNKDMCMKNGSLVQSTSPEKIKLKAGDMRQKVLGKRKLDDGGILDSKIKKKKHDKREHAKNVGDSTFKLCNFLSVANERARVKEKTLSNAKSSGPKDTSSRISRVLTPKEYLQRQKYKEAMGSNTSKKSCVRNVTCDSQYMKSSKLSMQVGSCGKSNERHNSSVQASKESLNICSSHGKNLKFHHSEESKICISRNAKGIVGGKQLDKMLVDKTRLDKSLNSVNNEVEFSQMSLQSKDQRKQYLNRVAFKCTERESICLTKLDSSPMKPNKERRPENKRQRLVPVKDATEKRSMLEFKLCPDGLIKNTDSDDTRKDLQPCPSKEQAPVQDNVLANARLSKRSFSADGFETLQNPVKDSKAMFQTFKKMYMEKRSRSLGSSPLK